In Methanosarcina siciliae T4/M, one genomic interval encodes:
- a CDS encoding 30S ribosomal protein S9 produces the protein MVKVVNSSGKHKTATARATVMKGTGKVRINKIPLELYTPELAMMKISEPLLIAGNDVVSGLDINVDVRGGGIIGQANAVRTAVARGIVEWTNDTAIRDNFAAYDRSLLVSDSRQKEAKNFGGPGARSKYQKSYR, from the coding sequence ATGGTCAAAGTAGTTAATTCATCTGGAAAGCACAAGACTGCAACTGCACGTGCAACAGTCATGAAAGGTACCGGTAAGGTCAGGATCAACAAAATTCCGCTCGAGCTCTACACCCCTGAGCTTGCAATGATGAAAATCTCCGAACCCCTGCTGATTGCAGGAAACGATGTTGTTTCCGGGCTTGATATTAATGTTGATGTTCGGGGCGGCGGGATCATTGGGCAGGCCAACGCAGTAAGAACTGCAGTTGCCCGAGGTATTGTGGAATGGACAAATGACACAGCCATCAGAGACAACTTTGCAGCCTATGACCGCAGTTTACTTGTAAGCGATTCCAGGCAGAAGGAAGCCAAAAACTTCGGTGGACCCGGAGCAAGATCTAAATATCAGAAATCTTACAGGTAA
- a CDS encoding fumarylacetoacetate hydrolase family protein — MIGRFRSGDNVFYGEIEDGRVYSNEGVSAGTFELSELRVLPPSFPSKIVCVGLNYKDHADELSMEVPDTPVLFLKPPSAVIGHGDKIIYPPSSSRVDYEAELAVVIGKRCKNISAEKAEDVIAGYTCFNDVTARDLQQKDGQWTRAKSFDTFAAFGPYIVSTDEIDVSDLKISCRVNGETRQESRTSNLIFDIPFLIEFITEIMTLEVGDVIATGTPPGVGELQRGDTVEVEIQGIGTLRNEVV; from the coding sequence ATGATTGGAAGGTTCAGGTCAGGCGATAACGTTTTTTATGGGGAGATCGAAGATGGGCGGGTGTATTCCAACGAAGGGGTCTCGGCCGGCACATTCGAACTTTCGGAACTTCGGGTTCTGCCTCCTTCTTTTCCCTCAAAAATTGTCTGTGTCGGCCTGAATTATAAGGATCATGCAGACGAGCTTTCCATGGAAGTCCCTGATACCCCTGTTCTTTTTTTAAAGCCTCCATCTGCGGTTATAGGGCATGGAGACAAGATCATTTATCCCCCGTCCAGTTCGCGGGTGGACTACGAAGCCGAACTTGCAGTCGTGATCGGAAAACGCTGCAAGAATATTTCTGCCGAAAAGGCAGAGGACGTGATTGCTGGCTATACCTGTTTTAATGATGTGACTGCTCGGGATCTCCAGCAAAAAGACGGGCAGTGGACAAGGGCAAAGAGTTTTGATACCTTTGCGGCATTCGGGCCCTATATTGTCTCTACGGACGAAATTGATGTTTCTGACCTGAAGATCTCCTGCAGGGTAAACGGGGAAACCAGACAGGAGTCGAGAACTTCAAACCTTATTTTTGACATTCCTTTTCTTATCGAATTCATCACCGAGATTATGACCCTGGAAGTTGGGGATGTAATCGCTACAGGTACACCCCCGGGAGTTGGAGAACTGCAAAGAGGGGATACCGTGGAAGTTGAGATCCAGGGAATCGGAACACTTAGAAACGAGGTTGTCTAA
- a CDS encoding Single-stranded DNA binding protein encodes MDEKIAPQLEELTRALGDIDKTGIRAEFDKLLAYRVPPELAKESILRKFGGKRKVLKVNDLSASLKNIEITGRILDIGVKEIRPREGVQESPSRLYTGILADETGSVMFSSWKELPGSVGDVLTIRNAYTRLWQNRIRLSIGEQSLVALIPDSSIPPLSELSESPAKKLIDIGAADFSVSTVACILQLSHREVLIRGKQSKMISGVLADETARLPFTAWVELPGIDIGSIIRVEGAQIRMFRGMPSISLVSSTRVSSIGPDDAEKLAFTFESAAKDPALLKIEEIASRDSMFDVATAGNVVSVRPGSGIITRCPECSRVVQKGNCRVHGKVEGVRDMRIKAVLDDGTGSMFVMFPRELAETIYGKTLEEAEQLMFSDISKDAVYEDLRRFLTGRYLAVRGNASQGEYGISFVAESAWVPEDDLAVRAVELLHRLGQDEEGSGPEGGINLA; translated from the coding sequence ATGGATGAAAAAATTGCGCCCCAACTTGAAGAGCTAACCAGGGCGCTTGGAGATATTGACAAAACCGGCATCCGGGCAGAATTCGATAAACTTCTTGCTTATCGCGTCCCTCCGGAGCTTGCAAAGGAGAGTATCCTCCGAAAGTTTGGAGGAAAAAGAAAAGTCCTGAAGGTAAATGACCTTTCAGCTTCCTTGAAGAACATTGAAATCACCGGCAGGATCTTGGACATTGGGGTAAAGGAAATACGCCCTCGGGAAGGAGTTCAGGAAAGTCCTTCCAGGCTGTACACCGGGATTCTTGCAGACGAAACGGGTTCGGTCATGTTTTCTTCCTGGAAGGAGCTTCCGGGTTCGGTCGGGGATGTTCTCACGATCAGGAACGCCTATACCCGCCTCTGGCAGAATCGGATAAGACTATCTATAGGGGAACAGTCTCTTGTAGCTCTGATCCCTGATTCTTCTATCCCACCGCTTTCCGAACTTTCCGAAAGCCCCGCAAAAAAATTGATTGATATAGGCGCTGCGGATTTCTCCGTGAGCACCGTGGCCTGCATACTTCAGCTTTCGCACAGGGAAGTCTTGATCAGGGGAAAGCAATCTAAGATGATTTCCGGCGTACTTGCAGACGAGACTGCCAGACTGCCTTTCACCGCCTGGGTCGAACTTCCTGGAATCGACATAGGGAGCATAATTCGGGTTGAAGGAGCCCAGATCCGCATGTTCAGGGGAATGCCTTCGATCAGCCTCGTCAGCAGTACCAGAGTCTCTTCGATCGGGCCTGATGATGCCGAAAAGCTTGCTTTCACTTTTGAATCCGCAGCAAAAGACCCTGCCCTCCTGAAAATTGAAGAAATCGCCTCAAGAGACAGCATGTTCGATGTGGCTACCGCAGGAAATGTTGTTTCGGTCAGGCCGGGGTCAGGGATAATTACCCGCTGTCCCGAATGCAGCCGTGTTGTCCAGAAAGGAAACTGCAGGGTTCATGGCAAGGTGGAGGGTGTAAGGGACATGCGGATAAAGGCCGTACTGGATGACGGGACAGGTTCAATGTTCGTCATGTTTCCGAGGGAGCTCGCCGAAACTATCTACGGAAAGACCCTTGAGGAAGCTGAACAGCTCATGTTCTCCGATATTTCCAAAGATGCGGTTTATGAAGACCTGAGAAGGTTCCTTACCGGGCGCTACCTGGCAGTGCGGGGGAATGCTTCACAGGGAGAGTACGGGATTTCTTTTGTTGCGGAAAGTGCCTGGGTGCCTGAAGATGACCTTGCTGTCAGGGCAGTCGAGCTGCTGCACAGGCTAGGGCAGGATGAAGAAGGCTCTGGCCCCGAGGGAGGAATTAACCTTGCTTAA
- a CDS encoding 50S ribosomal protein L18e, protein MGKKSLVKLTRKTNPRIVSLILTLKERANGDSAPIWKDIAKRLEAPSRKYAAVNISKINRHTAEDDVLLIPGKVLGAGLLDHSVTVAALTFSESAVEKITEAGGKCLSLEEIMEANPKGSGIRIFR, encoded by the coding sequence TTGGGTAAAAAATCACTTGTAAAACTAACGAGAAAAACGAATCCAAGAATCGTTTCCCTGATTCTTACTCTGAAAGAGAGGGCAAACGGAGATTCCGCCCCTATCTGGAAGGATATAGCGAAACGTCTTGAGGCGCCGTCCAGAAAATATGCGGCTGTGAATATAAGCAAAATCAACAGGCACACTGCTGAAGATGATGTTCTGCTTATCCCCGGGAAGGTTCTGGGTGCAGGGCTTCTTGATCATTCTGTTACGGTTGCTGCTTTAACATTCAGCGAGTCCGCAGTTGAAAAAATCACTGAAGCCGGTGGGAAGTGCCTGAGTCTCGAAGAGATCATGGAAGCAAATCCGAAAGGGTCCGGTATTCGGATATTCCGCTGA
- a CDS encoding NosD domain-containing protein encodes MERTKERHLQALKIIAVAFILAVIYTCPAVFAANLNVGPEGGDYTTIQAAVDAANDGDTIFVSQGTYNENLKINKEVRIWSDSRNPEDTIVKAADPAESAVEITADRATFSGFGVEDSDKAGILLTGVNNCYINNNLAKNSEYGILLQNAGTNNINGNTMTLNEVGIRLEGSDSNTIQDNLIAYNYEYGISLKESSKNIIYNNYFKNAENVEENTVNADNSWQSTLSTKSNIIRGPYIGGNFWADLENTGYSETCVDENSNGICDASYEVPGGGTDQSPLYPKVQAAVTSLENELDAEAYEQGLVDREGAVNVTETPLEEVTEEANETAVEGEETPETETEEEKGAPGPGLGIAVLATGAAYILKRKR; translated from the coding sequence ATGGAAAGAACAAAAGAAAGACATTTACAGGCATTGAAAATCATCGCAGTGGCATTTATCCTGGCAGTCATATACACATGCCCTGCCGTTTTCGCAGCAAATCTGAACGTGGGCCCGGAGGGAGGGGACTATACCACAATACAGGCTGCAGTGGACGCCGCAAACGACGGAGATACTATTTTTGTGAGCCAGGGGACTTACAATGAAAACCTCAAAATCAACAAAGAGGTCAGGATCTGGTCGGACTCGCGAAACCCTGAGGATACGATTGTAAAGGCAGCGGACCCTGCAGAAAGTGCCGTAGAGATAACTGCGGACAGGGCGACTTTCAGCGGCTTTGGGGTCGAAGACTCGGATAAAGCCGGAATTTTGCTTACAGGGGTCAATAACTGCTATATCAACAATAACCTGGCAAAAAACTCGGAATACGGGATTCTGCTACAGAATGCGGGGACCAATAACATAAACGGCAACACCATGACCCTGAACGAAGTCGGGATAAGGCTCGAAGGCTCGGACTCAAATACGATCCAGGACAACCTCATCGCTTACAACTACGAGTACGGAATCTCCCTAAAAGAGAGCAGCAAGAACATCATTTATAATAACTACTTCAAAAACGCCGAAAATGTCGAGGAAAACACCGTAAACGCAGATAATAGCTGGCAGAGTACCCTTTCAACCAAAAGTAACATTATACGTGGCCCTTATATTGGCGGAAATTTCTGGGCAGACCTTGAAAACACCGGCTACAGCGAGACCTGCGTGGACGAAAACAGCAATGGGATATGCGACGCCTCATACGAGGTACCCGGAGGCGGAACCGATCAGTCACCGCTTTACCCGAAAGTCCAGGCTGCGGTCACATCCCTCGAAAACGAACTGGATGCCGAAGCTTACGAGCAGGGCCTGGTTGACAGGGAAGGAGCAGTCAATGTGACTGAAACTCCTCTGGAAGAAGTAACGGAAGAAGCAAACGAAACTGCAGTTGAAGGAGAGGAAACTCCCGAAACCGAAACTGAAGAAGAAAAAGGAGCCCCGGGACCGGGCCTGGGAATTGCGGTTCTGGCAACAGGAGCGGCTTATATCCTGAAACGGAAAAGATAA
- a CDS encoding DNA-directed RNA polymerase subunit N produces MIPVRCFSCGKVISNYWDEYKRRVTDGEGPAAVLDDLGITRYCCRRMFLSHVELVDVLSPYQ; encoded by the coding sequence ATGATCCCAGTCCGATGTTTCTCATGTGGAAAAGTAATCTCTAACTATTGGGATGAGTACAAAAGGCGCGTCACCGACGGTGAAGGACCTGCTGCAGTGCTGGATGATCTCGGGATCACTCGCTACTGCTGCCGCAGAATGTTCCTCAGCCACGTCGAGCTTGTTGACGTGCTCTCACCGTACCAGTAA
- a CDS encoding dihydroorotate dehydrogenase electron transfer subunit, with translation MLPLNATIIQITEESPLVRTFFFDYRFEDMAPGQFVMVWVRGVDEVPMGLSRNNSVTVQKVGEATSKLFELEEGDSFGLRGPFGKGFTLPSKGEKVLLIAGGVGAAPLSPYAEAASAAGAEVHTILGARSAGDLLFEGRFEALGEVYVSTDDGSKGIKGFVTDVLKGLDVEAYDRIAVCGPEIMMASVFRLLEERKVLENAEFSLHRYFKCGIGVCGACCIDRSGLRVCKDGPVFSGVQLLGSEFGKYSRDASGRRVKI, from the coding sequence ATGCTTCCTCTTAATGCTACAATAATACAGATAACTGAAGAATCCCCCCTGGTCAGGACTTTTTTCTTTGATTACAGGTTTGAGGATATGGCGCCGGGCCAGTTTGTAATGGTCTGGGTCAGAGGTGTGGATGAGGTCCCTATGGGCCTTTCCAGAAATAATTCAGTAACGGTTCAGAAGGTAGGCGAGGCTACCTCAAAGCTTTTTGAGTTAGAAGAAGGCGACTCTTTCGGGCTCAGGGGGCCTTTCGGAAAGGGCTTTACCCTTCCCTCAAAAGGCGAAAAAGTCCTTCTTATAGCCGGCGGGGTCGGAGCTGCTCCTCTCTCACCTTATGCCGAGGCAGCCTCTGCCGCAGGCGCGGAAGTGCATACAATTCTTGGGGCGCGGAGTGCCGGAGACCTGCTTTTTGAAGGGCGCTTCGAAGCTCTCGGAGAGGTTTATGTCTCGACTGATGACGGTTCAAAAGGAATTAAAGGGTTTGTGACCGATGTCCTCAAAGGGCTTGATGTTGAAGCCTATGACCGAATTGCAGTCTGCGGCCCTGAAATAATGATGGCTTCGGTGTTCAGGCTCCTTGAGGAGAGGAAGGTCCTGGAAAATGCAGAGTTCAGCCTCCACCGCTATTTCAAATGCGGCATCGGTGTTTGCGGGGCATGCTGCATAGACCGGTCCGGACTCAGGGTTTGCAAGGACGGACCTGTGTTTTCCGGGGTTCAGCTCCTTGGTTCGGAGTTCGGGAAATATTCACGGGACGCCAGTGGGCGAAGAGTTAAAATTTAA
- a CDS encoding DNA-directed RNA polymerase subunit K: MVKEKYTRFERARIVGARALQIAMGAPVLVEDDGRLDPLGVAIAELNAGIIPITVKRKKS; this comes from the coding sequence TTGGTCAAGGAAAAGTATACCCGGTTCGAGCGTGCACGAATTGTAGGTGCAAGAGCATTGCAGATAGCAATGGGGGCTCCTGTCCTGGTTGAAGATGACGGGCGGCTGGACCCCCTGGGTGTAGCCATTGCAGAGTTGAATGCCGGAATTATTCCTATAACGGTCAAACGTAAGAAAAGCTAA
- a CDS encoding RPA family protein, whose protein sequence is MLKREVAKRVFAKEFEACRELEKSARSSSEPTDSKSPNLLISPLGLILNRVFVVGVLTELDSIGAQSEMWKARIVDPTGAFTVYAGQYQPDASVFFSTVRVPAFISLTGKARIYEPEPESVFISIRAEEANVVDEEIRNRWVVDTAEQTVDRLEAFSRALESGFRGETLREYLLERGVSEELAEGISIALERDRFPREFAKQLRASIREGLKALDFEAEDTAGAAYQKEFVLELLREMGGNKGVDYAVFVETAVSKGVPEEVVEEVVRSLLAGGQCYEPRIGIIRLVG, encoded by the coding sequence TTGCTTAAGAGGGAAGTTGCAAAAAGGGTTTTTGCAAAGGAATTCGAAGCTTGCAGGGAGCTTGAGAAATCCGCAAGATCTTCTTCCGAACCCACGGATTCGAAGTCTCCCAACCTGCTTATCAGCCCTCTGGGGCTTATTCTCAACCGGGTCTTTGTTGTAGGAGTACTTACCGAACTTGATAGCATAGGCGCGCAAAGTGAAATGTGGAAAGCCAGGATAGTTGACCCAACAGGCGCTTTTACAGTATACGCAGGGCAATACCAGCCCGATGCATCCGTTTTCTTTTCAACGGTCCGGGTCCCGGCTTTCATATCCCTTACCGGAAAAGCCAGAATTTACGAGCCCGAACCGGAATCGGTTTTTATTTCGATCCGGGCAGAAGAGGCAAACGTTGTGGACGAAGAGATCCGCAACAGATGGGTTGTGGATACTGCGGAACAGACCGTTGACCGGCTTGAGGCTTTTTCGAGAGCTCTTGAAAGCGGATTCCGTGGGGAGACTCTCAGAGAATATCTGCTCGAGAGGGGGGTTTCCGAAGAGCTTGCGGAAGGGATTTCCATTGCCCTTGAAAGAGACCGCTTTCCCCGGGAGTTTGCAAAGCAGCTCAGGGCCTCTATCAGGGAAGGGCTTAAAGCTCTTGATTTCGAAGCCGAAGACACTGCAGGAGCTGCCTACCAGAAAGAGTTCGTCCTTGAACTGCTCAGGGAAATGGGCGGAAACAAGGGGGTTGATTATGCTGTTTTTGTAGAAACCGCGGTATCAAAAGGTGTCCCGGAAGAGGTAGTAGAAGAAGTTGTCCGCTCCCTTCTTGCGGGAGGGCAGTGTTACGAGCCCAGGATCGGGATCATAAGGCTGGTAGGTTAA
- a CDS encoding DUF2240 family protein, whose product MEELKRVVSAPFKKNLVASLPEKDFEFSLAFDLKWFSPKVASEAKSRAIEAGLLSLKDGDLSPGFEVESVRLPHAYKPPEGFLEIKEKTEKSGKSSAGRQKEAMSFEQILDFVSADTGLNRQRLVAEINSMQDRLSYLVDIRIVTLIVAKKFGCDIDGVIGKVSKAVLGSSDYT is encoded by the coding sequence ATGGAAGAACTTAAACGTGTTGTTTCGGCTCCTTTTAAGAAAAATCTTGTAGCTTCCCTCCCGGAAAAAGACTTTGAGTTTTCCCTTGCCTTTGACCTTAAATGGTTTTCTCCAAAGGTTGCTTCTGAGGCAAAGAGCCGTGCCATTGAAGCAGGCTTGCTCTCCCTTAAGGACGGTGACCTTTCCCCCGGTTTTGAGGTTGAGAGTGTCCGGCTTCCCCATGCATACAAGCCGCCGGAGGGTTTTCTCGAAATCAAGGAGAAAACCGAAAAATCAGGGAAATCTTCTGCAGGGCGTCAAAAGGAAGCCATGTCCTTTGAACAGATCCTTGACTTCGTTTCCGCGGACACGGGCCTGAACCGTCAACGGCTTGTTGCCGAAATCAATTCCATGCAGGACCGGCTTTCTTATCTCGTGGATATCCGGATAGTGACCCTTATCGTTGCAAAGAAGTTCGGATGCGACATAGACGGAGTAATCGGGAAGGTTTCGAAGGCTGTTCTTGGCTCTTCAGATTACACATAA
- a CDS encoding 50S ribosomal protein L13, translating into MTVIDAKGLILGRLASSVAKQLLSGDEKVYIINAEQTIISGSRAATLREYRETRERGATEFGPYFPKRPDRILKRTIRGMLPYKRARGRDAMSRLKVYVGVPSELKGAETVTIPDADMRLLSSSRYMELGEVSQKMGSKF; encoded by the coding sequence ATGACGGTTATCGATGCAAAAGGACTTATTCTGGGGCGTCTTGCAAGTTCAGTTGCAAAACAGCTGCTTTCAGGAGACGAAAAGGTTTATATCATAAATGCCGAGCAAACCATCATTTCTGGTTCAAGGGCAGCCACCCTTAGAGAGTACCGGGAAACCCGGGAAAGGGGTGCAACGGAATTCGGGCCTTACTTCCCGAAACGTCCGGACCGCATTCTGAAGAGGACTATTCGTGGCATGCTGCCCTATAAGAGAGCAAGAGGCAGAGACGCAATGTCCAGGCTCAAAGTCTATGTAGGTGTCCCCTCTGAACTTAAGGGCGCTGAAACGGTCACCATTCCGGATGCCGATATGAGGCTTCTGAGTTCCAGCAGGTATATGGAGCTTGGTGAAGTGAGCCAGAAAATGGGTTCAAAGTTCTAA
- the serA gene encoding phosphoglycerate dehydrogenase: MKVLVSDSLSNEGLEILKEHFTVDVNTGLSEDELVEKIGAYDALVIRSGTQVTQRVIEAADNLKIVGRAGVGVDNVDVDAATKKGIIVANAPEGNMISAAEHTIGMMMSMSRNIPQANASLKSREWKRSKFMGVEVKGKTLGVIGLGRIGSEVAKRASGLEMNLMGYDPFISEKRAMELGVKLATVNEIAKEADYITVHTPLIKETRNILDDEQFDLMKPGVRVLNCARGGIINEAALVRALESGKVGGAALDVFVEEPPFGSPLLNFDNVIVTPHLGASTQEAQVNVAIDIAKEVVSVLTGGLAKNAINIPSVKPEAMAVLAPYIRLAELMGKISGQLVDGNYEKVEIGYNGEISGKDTRPLTVSALKGLLEMALGAGVNYVNAPTLAKSRQIAVVESKSESAEEYSSTVSIRLSSGEMEMLVAGTVVGDEPKIVSIDEDRVDIFPAGRMIFAKHINKPNVIGPCCMVLGKNNINISGMQVGRSEVGGVTMMVLNVDTDVSDAILDEVRQVPGILNAKLVTL, from the coding sequence ATGAAAGTATTGGTCAGCGATTCACTCTCCAATGAAGGTTTGGAGATTCTAAAAGAGCACTTTACTGTTGACGTCAACACCGGTCTCTCCGAAGATGAGCTGGTGGAAAAGATCGGGGCATACGATGCTCTCGTAATACGCAGCGGAACCCAGGTTACTCAGAGAGTAATCGAGGCTGCTGACAACCTGAAGATTGTCGGAAGGGCGGGAGTCGGAGTCGACAATGTCGATGTGGACGCAGCCACAAAGAAAGGAATTATCGTGGCCAACGCTCCTGAAGGAAACATGATTTCGGCAGCAGAACACACAATCGGTATGATGATGTCGATGTCCAGGAATATCCCCCAGGCCAATGCTTCTCTGAAATCCCGTGAATGGAAGCGCAGCAAATTCATGGGTGTTGAGGTCAAAGGCAAGACTCTGGGAGTTATAGGGCTTGGAAGAATCGGGTCTGAAGTTGCAAAGCGGGCTTCCGGGCTTGAGATGAACCTTATGGGATACGACCCATTCATTTCCGAGAAAAGGGCAATGGAACTCGGGGTCAAGCTGGCTACGGTTAACGAGATTGCAAAAGAGGCCGACTACATTACAGTGCACACGCCCCTTATCAAGGAGACCAGAAATATCCTTGATGATGAGCAGTTTGATCTAATGAAGCCGGGAGTCAGGGTTCTTAACTGTGCACGCGGCGGTATTATTAATGAAGCAGCCCTGGTAAGAGCCCTTGAAAGCGGGAAGGTAGGCGGGGCGGCTCTGGACGTATTTGTCGAAGAACCTCCTTTTGGCAGTCCTCTTCTTAATTTTGACAATGTTATCGTAACTCCTCACCTTGGGGCTTCCACCCAGGAAGCTCAGGTTAATGTTGCAATCGACATCGCCAAAGAAGTTGTTTCCGTCCTTACCGGCGGGCTTGCAAAGAACGCAATCAATATCCCGTCCGTAAAGCCAGAAGCTATGGCAGTCCTCGCCCCGTATATCAGGCTTGCAGAGCTTATGGGTAAGATTTCAGGACAGCTCGTAGACGGCAACTACGAAAAAGTAGAAATCGGATACAACGGGGAAATCTCCGGAAAAGATACCAGACCTCTCACGGTTTCCGCTCTCAAAGGGCTGCTTGAAATGGCTCTCGGAGCCGGGGTAAACTACGTCAATGCCCCGACCCTTGCAAAGTCCAGACAGATCGCAGTTGTGGAAAGCAAGTCCGAATCCGCAGAAGAGTATTCTTCCACGGTCAGTATCAGGCTTTCCAGCGGGGAAATGGAAATGCTGGTTGCAGGGACTGTTGTTGGGGATGAACCCAAGATTGTTTCCATCGATGAGGACAGGGTGGACATCTTCCCGGCAGGCCGGATGATCTTTGCCAAGCATATTAACAAACCGAACGTTATCGGACCCTGCTGCATGGTGCTCGGGAAAAACAACATCAATATTTCAGGTATGCAGGTCGGAAGGTCAGAAGTCGGTGGTGTGACTATGATGGTCCTTAATGTGGACACCGATGTCTCCGATGCGATCCTTGATGAAGTCAGGCAGGTCCCGGGCATTCTCAATGCCAAGCTTGTGACTCTCTGA
- a CDS encoding glutamate--tRNA ligase — protein sequence MTLSPEDLKTIEKYALQNAVKYEKAPQPKAVMGKVMGECPHLRADPGAVSAALKDIVSEIAKGNPETWVARLSEIAPELIEALSVKKEPDKGLKPLEGAEPGKVVMRFAPNPNGPGTLGSARGMVVNSEYVKMYEGKFVLRFDDTDPDIKRPMLEAYDWYLDDFKWLGVVPDRVVYASDHFPIYYDYARKLIEMGKAYVCFCKGEDFKRLKDTKQACPHRDTSPEENLMHWEKMLAGEYEDQQAVLRIKTDIEHKDPALRDWGAFRIRKMSHPRAEIGNKYVVWPLLDFAGAIEDHDLGMTHIIRGKDLIDSEKRQGYVYKYFGWTYPKTTHWGRVKIHEFGKFSTSSLRKAIEAGEYSGWDDPGLPTIRAIRRRGIQAEALKKFMIEMGVGMTDVSISMESLYAENRKIVDPIANRYFFVWAPVKLEIEGAEPTVAKLPLHPTDHSRGVREIAVGNKVLVCAEDVEKLEVGSVIRLKDFRNIEITSLSPLQAKISDVSLEALKKAKAKIIHWAPIDGISVKVRGPEGDLEGIGEKGIAGELNKIVQFERFGFCRIDAVEGEKVVAYFAHK from the coding sequence ATGACCTTAAGTCCTGAAGATCTTAAAACAATAGAAAAATACGCCCTTCAAAATGCTGTAAAATACGAAAAAGCCCCCCAGCCCAAAGCTGTAATGGGCAAGGTAATGGGAGAGTGCCCCCACCTGAGGGCCGATCCCGGGGCCGTCTCTGCGGCACTCAAAGACATTGTTTCCGAAATCGCTAAGGGAAACCCAGAAACCTGGGTAGCCAGGCTGTCGGAAATTGCTCCGGAGCTTATAGAAGCCCTGAGTGTAAAGAAAGAACCTGATAAGGGTTTAAAACCCCTCGAAGGGGCAGAGCCCGGAAAAGTCGTAATGCGTTTTGCCCCGAACCCCAACGGGCCCGGGACCCTGGGCAGTGCAAGGGGGATGGTGGTCAATTCCGAGTACGTAAAGATGTATGAGGGCAAGTTTGTTCTGCGCTTTGACGATACCGATCCTGATATTAAGCGTCCAATGCTTGAAGCCTATGACTGGTACCTGGACGACTTCAAATGGCTCGGGGTCGTGCCTGACCGGGTTGTCTACGCCTCGGACCATTTCCCTATATATTACGATTATGCAAGAAAACTGATTGAGATGGGCAAGGCCTATGTCTGTTTCTGTAAGGGAGAAGACTTCAAAAGGTTAAAGGACACCAAGCAGGCCTGCCCGCACAGGGACACGAGTCCGGAAGAAAACCTCATGCACTGGGAGAAAATGCTTGCCGGGGAATATGAAGACCAGCAGGCAGTGCTCAGGATCAAGACCGATATCGAACATAAGGACCCTGCACTGAGGGACTGGGGGGCATTCAGGATCAGAAAGATGTCTCACCCTCGCGCCGAAATAGGGAACAAATACGTTGTCTGGCCCCTCCTGGACTTTGCAGGTGCAATCGAAGACCATGATCTCGGCATGACCCACATCATCCGGGGCAAAGACCTTATAGACAGCGAAAAGCGGCAGGGTTATGTCTACAAATACTTCGGCTGGACCTACCCGAAAACAACCCACTGGGGTAGGGTCAAGATCCACGAGTTCGGGAAGTTCAGCACAAGCTCCCTCCGAAAAGCCATCGAAGCCGGAGAGTACAGCGGCTGGGACGACCCCGGGCTGCCCACGATAAGGGCAATCAGGCGCCGCGGAATACAGGCTGAAGCCCTTAAAAAGTTCATGATCGAAATGGGTGTCGGAATGACTGATGTGAGTATCAGCATGGAGTCCCTTTATGCCGAAAACCGCAAAATCGTGGACCCCATTGCAAACAGGTACTTCTTTGTCTGGGCCCCGGTAAAACTGGAAATTGAAGGTGCTGAGCCCACGGTTGCAAAACTTCCCCTCCATCCGACTGACCACTCCCGGGGCGTAAGGGAAATAGCCGTAGGAAATAAGGTGCTTGTCTGTGCCGAGGACGTCGAAAAGCTGGAAGTGGGTTCAGTCATCCGCCTAAAAGATTTCCGTAATATCGAAATCACTTCGCTTTCCCCGCTTCAGGCAAAGATCTCTGATGTTTCTCTCGAAGCCCTTAAAAAAGCAAAAGCTAAGATCATCCACTGGGCACCAATTGACGGAATTTCCGTTAAAGTGCGCGGACCAGAAGGCGATCTTGAAGGAATCGGCGAAAAAGGAATTGCAGGAGAACTTAATAAAATTGTCCAGTTCGAACGTTTCGGCTTCTGCAGAATTGATGCCGTAGAAGGAGAAAAAGTTGTGGCGTACTTTGCCCACAAATGA